ATTCTTATTGGAAGATGCCCTTTCGTAAGAGCTGTAAAATTACGATGGAAAACATTTCTGGCGAGCCGATGAATCTATATTATCAGATTGATTACGCTGTTACAGAGGTTCCTGAAGATGAGGCTTATTTCCATGCGCAATATCGCCGTTCAAATCCTACTCAAGGTTCTTTGCATACGATTATAGATGGTATTAAAGGAAAAGGTCAATATGTGGGTACCTATTTAGCTGTTGGAGTGAACAATATAGGATGGTGGGGCGAAGGTGAAATCAAGTTTTTTATGGATGGAGACAAGGATTATGCGACTATAGTTGGGACTGGTCTTGAGGATTATTTTTGCGGTTCTTATAATTTCGAAAATAAGTCCACAAGACAATATCAAGAATATTCTACCCCATATGCTGGTTTGCATCAGGTAATCAGGCCCGATGGTGTATATGAATCTCAGCAAAGATTTGGTATGTACCGTTGGCATGTAATGGATCCCGTTAGATTTGATGGAGACCTGAAAGTTACGATTCAAGATTTAGGTTGGCGTTCCGAGGGGAGATACCTTCCTCAAAAATCAGATATGATTTCAGTAGCCTATTGGTATCAAGCAGAGCCACACGGCAAATTTCCTAATTTACCTGCCAAAAATGATTTAGAAGTAAACTAATATTCTATGAAAAAACAACTTGCATATGCATTGATAGGTTTGTCGTCGGGTATTCTACTGACGGCTTGTCAACAAAATAAGAAAGGTGAAACTTCAAAACAAGATACAGTGAACACAACATACAAAGAAGGGCAGTTTGGATATGATCTAGAATTCCTTCAAAAATACGATAGTGTTTTGATTCTCAGTAATGAAAGTGGTCTAGGTCAAATTCTTGTATCGCCTAAATATCAGGGTAAAGTTTTTACATCGACTGCAGATGGGCCAGATGGGAAGAGTTTTGGCTGGGTTAACTATAAGGCATTTTCG
The Sphingobacterium daejeonense genome window above contains:
- a CDS encoding DUF6786 family protein; its protein translation is MKKQLAYALIGLSSGILLTACQQNKKGETSKQDTVNTTYKEGQFGYDLEFLQKYDSVLILSNESGLGQILVSPKYQGKVFTSTADGPDGKSFGWVNYKAFSAPVDPHMNAYGGEDRLWLGPRRRAIFLVF
- a CDS encoding glycoside hydrolase family 172 protein; the encoded protein is MKIKLLIASLLLCGTTYAQQQQQFNGIDMNMGTLSKLSNAKTRSISPENFTGEKGKGGMADPAKQKGQRNIANAHHASRELGVGWKVNPYVTIEPGETFTMAEINESGVIQHMWMTPTGNWNHTIFRIYWDGESTPSVESPVGPFFGMAWHRFAPLNSIAMTVNPGSAFNSYWKMPFRKSCKITMENISGEPMNLYYQIDYAVTEVPEDEAYFHAQYRRSNPTQGSLHTIIDGIKGKGQYVGTYLAVGVNNIGWWGEGEIKFFMDGDKDYATIVGTGLEDYFCGSYNFENKSTRQYQEYSTPYAGLHQVIRPDGVYESQQRFGMYRWHVMDPVRFDGDLKVTIQDLGWRSEGRYLPQKSDMISVAYWYQAEPHGKFPNLPAKNDLEVN